A window from Magnetospirillum sp. 15-1 encodes these proteins:
- the fliG gene encoding flagellar motor switch protein FliG, producing the protein MARVKEDYRSLTGPQKAAMFMLSLNEEHSSKLFGMLGDDEIKELSQIMASLGTVSSNLVERVFVEFADALSSTGSLTGSFDTTERLLMKSLPKDRVNSIMEEIRGPAGRTMWDKLGNVSEQVLANYLKNEYPQTVAVVLAKIKPDHASRVLAILPENFAMEVIMRMLRMEAVQKEVLDGVEKTLRTEFMTNLARTQRRDAHELMADIFNNLDRNTENRFMSALEERNRESAEKIKALMFTFDDLTRIDASGIQVLLRSVEKDKLAIALKGGADAVKELFFKNMSERAGKMLREDMEALGPVRLRDVDQAQAAIVVMAKELAASGQIVISEGREEDELVY; encoded by the coding sequence ATGGCACGCGTCAAGGAAGACTACCGCAGCCTCACCGGCCCCCAGAAGGCCGCCATGTTCATGCTGTCGCTCAACGAGGAACACTCGTCCAAGCTGTTCGGCATGCTGGGCGACGACGAGATCAAGGAACTGTCCCAGATCATGGCCAGCCTTGGCACCGTGTCCTCCAATCTGGTGGAGCGCGTCTTCGTCGAGTTCGCCGATGCGCTGTCGTCCACCGGTTCGCTGACCGGCTCGTTCGACACCACCGAACGCCTGCTGATGAAGAGCCTGCCCAAGGATCGCGTCAACTCCATCATGGAGGAAATCCGCGGTCCGGCCGGTCGTACCATGTGGGACAAGCTGGGCAACGTGTCCGAGCAGGTGCTGGCCAACTACCTGAAAAACGAATACCCGCAGACCGTGGCGGTGGTGCTGGCCAAGATCAAGCCCGACCACGCGTCGCGCGTGCTGGCCATCCTGCCCGAAAACTTCGCCATGGAAGTCATCATGCGCATGCTGCGCATGGAGGCGGTGCAGAAGGAAGTGCTGGACGGCGTGGAAAAGACCTTGAGAACCGAGTTCATGACCAATCTGGCCCGCACCCAGCGCCGCGACGCCCACGAACTCATGGCCGACATCTTCAACAACCTGGACCGCAACACCGAGAACCGGTTCATGTCGGCCCTGGAGGAACGCAACCGCGAAAGCGCCGAGAAGATCAAGGCGCTGATGTTCACCTTCGACGACCTTACCCGCATCGACGCCTCCGGCATCCAGGTGCTGCTGCGCTCGGTGGAAAAGGACAAGCTGGCCATCGCGCTCAAGGGCGGCGCCGACGCCGTCAAGGAACTGTTCTTCAAGAATATGTCCGAACGCGCCGGCAAGATGCTCCGCGAAGACATGGAAGCGCTCGGCCCGGTCCGTCTCAGGGACGTGGATCAGGCCCAGGCCGCCATCGTGGTCATGGCCAAGGAACTGGCGGCCTCCGGGCAGATCGTCATCTCCGAGGGCCGCGAGGAAGACGAGCTGGTGTACTAA